DNA sequence from the Cupriavidus sp. WKF15 genome:
GCGCCCGGCACCGGGTCCGGCCGCTGCGCTTCCTGCAGGACTTCGGGGGCACCGTATTCGCGAATCTCGATGGCTTGCATTGCTGCTCCTTTTCTTGGTCTCGCGCGCGAAGCGCTGAGGCCATCGCGGCGTGTCGTTGAGAGCGGTTGCTCAATTGGGTTGCCCGGCAGTGTAAACAAAAAAACGGCTGGACATCGCCAGCCGTTTTTTCCTCCATGCCGCCTGATGGCGGCACCGCACTCAGCTTACTGCTGCTGGTCCGACGGAGCCGCCGGAGCCGGCGCGGCCTCGGCGGTGTTCTGCGGGCTGATGCTGCCGCCCTCTTCCGCCAGCGCGGCCTTCAGCGACAGGCGCAGACGGCCCTTCTCGTCAGCCTGGATCAGCTTGACGCGCAGTTGCTGGCCTTCCTTCAGCCAGTCCTTGATGTCCTTGACGCGCTCGTTGACGATCTCCGAGATATGCAGCAGACCGTCCTTGCCCGGCAGGATGTTCACGATCGCGCCGAAGTCCAGCAGCTTCAGCACCGTGCCGTTGTAGATCTTGCCCACTTCGGCTTCGGCGGTGATGCCCTCGATGCGGCGCTTGGCTTCGGCCATGCCCTCGGTCGAGGTCGAGGCGATGGTGATCGTGCCGTCTTCCTGGATGTCGATGGTGGTGCCGGTTTCCTTGGTCAGCGCCTGGATGGTCGAACCGCCCTTGCCGATCACCTCGCGGATCTTGTCCGGATGGATCTTCATGGTGATCATGCGCGGAGCGTGCGCCGACAGCTCGGTGCGGGCGTGGCCCATGGCACCCTGCATCGCGCCCAGGATATGCAGGCGGCCTTCCTTGGCCTGCGCCAGGGCAACCTGCATGATTTCCTTGGTAATGCCCTGCACCTTGATGTCCATCTGCAGTGCGGTGATGCCGTTGTCGGTACCCGCAACCTTGAAGTCCATGTCGCCCAGATGGTCTTCGTCGCCGAGGATGTCGGTCAGCACGGCAAACTTGTTGCCTTCCAGGATCAGGCCCATGGCCACGCCGGCCACGTGCGCCTTGACCGGAACGCCGGCGTCCATCAGTGCCAGGCAGCCGCCGCAGACCGAAGCCATCGACGACGAACCGTTGGATTCGGTGATCTCCGAAACCAGGCGAATCGTATAGGCGAACTCGTCATCTTTCGGCAGCACCGGGATCAGTGCGCGCTTGGCCAGGCGGCCATGGCCGATTTCGCGGCGCTTCGGGCTGCCCACGCGACCGGTCTCGCCGGTAGCGAACGGAGGCATGTTGTAGTGGAGCATGAAGCGGTCGCGGTATTCACCGGCCAGCGCGTCGATGATCTGCTCGTCGCTCTTGGTACCGAGCGTGGCCACCACCAGAGCCTGCGTCTCGCCGCGGGTGAACAGCGCCGAGCCGTGGGCGCGCGGCAGGACCGACGAACGGATCTCGATGGGGCGCACGGTACGCGTGTCGCGGCCGTCGATACGCGGCTCGCCGGCCAGCACCTGGCCGCGCACGATCTTGGCTTCCAGGTCGAACATGATGTTGCCGACTTCCACCTTGTCGGCTTCCACGCCGGCGGCTGCCAGTGCGGCCGTCACGTTGGCGGACACTTCCTTCAGCTTCTGGCTGCGGGCCGACTTCTGGCGCAGCTGGTAGGCTTCCTGCAGCAGCGGCAGCGCAACTTCAGTGACCTTGGCGATCAGCGCTTCGTTCTTCGGCGCAGGAGCCCAGTCCCACTCAGGCTTGCCGCCTTCGCGCACCAGATCGTGGATCGCGTTGATGGCAATCTGCATTTGCTCGTGGCCGTACACCACGGCGCCCAGCATCACGTCTTCCGACAGCTGGTTGGCTTCGGATTCCACCATCAGCACGGCGCGCTCGGTACCGGCGACGACGAGGTCGAGGTCCGAAGTCGCCATTTGCGAACGGGTCGGGTTCAGCAGGTACTGGCCATCCTTGTAGCCAATGCGGGCAGCGCCCACCGGGCCGTTGAACGGAATGCCCGACACGGCCAGCGCGGCCGAGGCGCCGATCAGCGCGGGGATGTCAGCCGGCACTTCCGGGTTCAGCGACACCACGTGCACGACCACCTGCACGTCGTTGTA
Encoded proteins:
- the pnp gene encoding polyribonucleotide nucleotidyltransferase produces the protein MSMFNKVVKQFQWGQHTVRMETGEIARQAGGAVLVDVEDTVVLATVVAAKSPKPGQDFFPLTVDYIEKTYAAGKIPGGFFKREGRPSENETLTSRLIDRPLRPLFPEGFYNDVQVVVHVVSLNPEVPADIPALIGASAALAVSGIPFNGPVGAARIGYKDGQYLLNPTRSQMATSDLDLVVAGTERAVLMVESEANQLSEDVMLGAVVYGHEQMQIAINAIHDLVREGGKPEWDWAPAPKNEALIAKVTEVALPLLQEAYQLRQKSARSQKLKEVSANVTAALAAAGVEADKVEVGNIMFDLEAKIVRGQVLAGEPRIDGRDTRTVRPIEIRSSVLPRAHGSALFTRGETQALVVATLGTKSDEQIIDALAGEYRDRFMLHYNMPPFATGETGRVGSPKRREIGHGRLAKRALIPVLPKDDEFAYTIRLVSEITESNGSSSMASVCGGCLALMDAGVPVKAHVAGVAMGLILEGNKFAVLTDILGDEDHLGDMDFKVAGTDNGITALQMDIKVQGITKEIMQVALAQAKEGRLHILGAMQGAMGHARTELSAHAPRMITMKIHPDKIREVIGKGGSTIQALTKETGTTIDIQEDGTITIASTSTEGMAEAKRRIEGITAEAEVGKIYNGTVLKLLDFGAIVNILPGKDGLLHISEIVNERVKDIKDWLKEGQQLRVKLIQADEKGRLRLSLKAALAEEGGSISPQNTAEAAPAPAAPSDQQQ